From one Streptomyces sp. R41 genomic stretch:
- a CDS encoding carbohydrate ABC transporter permease, with protein MSVQTERADTVPAAGIRKSDASPPGDGESRTKGRGGASAPYLLLLPALAATAVLLGWPLVKNGMLSFQNLNPRQLILHLTEWNGIDNYKDVLSGSDFWKVVGRSVVFTAANVVLIMVLGTLVGLLLARLGRRMRLTLMLGLVLAWAMPMVAATTVYQWLFAQRFGVVNWILDKLGWHSMADYNWLGTQFSTFSVVTLLIVWMSIPFVAINLYAATTTIPKELYEAASLDGADAWKSFTSVTFPFLRPFLWATTFLEVIWVFKSFTQLFAMNAGGPDRLTETLPIYAYVEGVGNQHFGMGAAISFLTILILLALTAYYLRTVIKQEEDEL; from the coding sequence ATGTCAGTGCAGACCGAACGCGCGGACACGGTCCCGGCGGCCGGGATCCGCAAGAGTGACGCGTCCCCACCGGGAGACGGGGAGAGCCGGACGAAGGGACGAGGCGGCGCGTCCGCGCCCTATCTGCTCCTGCTGCCGGCCTTGGCAGCCACCGCGGTGCTGCTGGGCTGGCCCCTGGTGAAGAACGGCATGCTGTCGTTCCAGAACCTCAACCCGCGCCAGCTGATCCTCCACCTCACCGAGTGGAACGGGATCGACAACTACAAGGACGTGCTGTCCGGTTCCGACTTCTGGAAGGTCGTCGGACGGTCGGTCGTCTTCACCGCCGCCAACGTCGTCCTCATCATGGTGCTCGGCACCCTCGTCGGCCTGCTCCTGGCCCGGCTTGGCAGACGCATGCGGCTGACGCTGATGCTCGGCCTGGTGCTGGCCTGGGCGATGCCCATGGTCGCGGCGACCACCGTCTACCAGTGGCTGTTCGCGCAGCGCTTCGGCGTCGTCAACTGGATCCTGGACAAGCTCGGCTGGCACTCCATGGCCGACTACAACTGGCTCGGCACCCAGTTCTCCACCTTCTCCGTGGTCACCCTGCTGATCGTCTGGATGTCCATCCCGTTCGTGGCGATCAACCTCTACGCCGCGACGACCACGATCCCCAAGGAGCTGTACGAGGCGGCCTCGCTGGACGGCGCCGACGCCTGGAAGTCCTTCACTTCGGTGACCTTCCCCTTCCTGCGGCCGTTCCTGTGGGCCACGACCTTCCTTGAGGTCATCTGGGTCTTCAAGTCGTTCACCCAGCTCTTCGCGATGAACGCAGGCGGCCCCGACCGGCTCACCGAGACCCTGCCGATCTACGCCTACGTCGAGGGCGTCGGGAACCAGCACTTCGGCATGGGCGCGGCGATCTCGTTCCTCACCATCCTGATCCTGCTGGCCCTGACCGCGTACTACCTCCGGACCGTCATCAAGCAGGAGGAGGACGAGCTGTGA